The nucleotide sequence TTTGTAAATAcgtgttgaatgagtgaatggatgactTGTTAGATAATCACAACATCCAAAACAATGTAGGCCCAGTTATTTTTGAGACGTTACAGAATGAATCAAGACTCTCCTTGGTCAGAGTTTACAGGGGGGATTTCAGGCACTTCACATGTGCTGCACATTTTGAGATAACATTTGCAAGGGTGTCATTTGTCACAGGAACTGAGGCAGAAGTTGACCAGTCAAGAACTGGGACCGATTTTCACCAGCTGGTTGTGGGGTCCACTTTCCCTTCCAAACCACCCTCTGTGAGGTTTATGCCTGTTGGGCAATGAGCAGTACAATCCTAGAGTCcacttttcctccccaaacttgTTCTCCAAGCCCTGGATCACTCCAGAGTTATTCTCCTGTATAGCTTCGGCTGAGCTGAGACCTTCCTTTATGCAAGTGTCCTCAcacaaattttcaaagaaattccaTTAGCTCTTTGATGTTTAACTGTTTCACGGTTCGCGAGCCCTGGAGTAACCTGTATACAGGTCTCAGTACATCTTCATACCAATAACCCTTCTTTACCGCCCCCACTACTTCAACATCATTTCCTTCAGAGAGCTAGAATTCAATGCTTCTGCcaaaggaaggagacagagggaTCCTGAACACTACCCACCTCACAGGGGTGAATGTGAGCCCAGGCAGAATCCATATCTATCTTTCACCATGACCATGGTCTGCCCAGCACATGACTGCTGAGGCCACGGCCACAACACTGGGCCCAAGGAGGACACCCCTCAGCCTGTTTTATTGCATGGGCAGATACCCCCTACTTGCTGCCTGGATCTTACCCCAGGAACTCTACTCTGCTCAAGGTAAGAGTTCTGCCAGCCCATTGTACCTTTTGGATTGGAAACAGCATCAGCGCACGATGttgcaggcccagagaggttgccGCTTGGTTGGTCTATTGTGTGATGGCCAGGACCTAGGATTTGAGGATTGATGGAGGCTTCAGGGCGCCGAAGTTTCTGAGCAATGTGTTGTGATGGGGAAGACACACTTGTCTGGGAAGGAAATACTCACTCTACACATAGCAATCCCTCAAGGATGCCTGGTGATTGGGGCCGCAACAAATCAGAATAAAGGGACGTCCGCAGCTAATCCCCAAATGGCTTATTAACCTCATTTTCCCACACCTCCTCACCCTACCCCAGCATGCTCCTTCTCACTTTTACCCTGGGTTTTGGTGGAGTTTGAAGACAGGAGACTTCCTCAAGGCTGGGTGGAGCCCCAGGTGTCCCGGTGATGCAGTCTGTTGTTTTAGTATAACAGTGTGGGCTTTAGACTTGGCCGGCCCTCGGTTCATGTCCAAGGCTGCCACTGATCAACCAGGTGACCCTAGCAACTTGCTTCTGATACCTGATTctgagtttcctcctctgtaaacttGGCCTGGTGGCACCCACCTTGCTGGACTGTTGCAAAATTTAGAAACAATGTATGAAAACAGCCATCAATGTGCCTGGCACAATTTAGGCACTCAGGAAATGGCAGCTGCCACTCTTGCTATGCGTTACGGACTTTTGGGCTCTCTATCCATGAGCTCCCTAAACAAGTGGAGTGTTCTAGGACCCAGAAACTCAATCCACTTCAGAGGTATCCTGGCAACTAAAACTGCAGCTTTTCCACTCACTTTGTGGAAACTCTGCTGGGGCCAGGCCAGCTTAGGCTGTGGACTTACACAGCAAGAGGCTCCCAGCTTGTGTCCCATCTGGACACTGCTCAAAGCTCAAAGAATTTATGTAAATGAAAcaatgaatattctctttttctcaccACCTTCCAGAAGCCcctttccctgcctctccctcagcCCTGTTGTTCAGTTCATTCACAGCCACTGGAAATCCCACCCTTGTTCAGCATTTACCTAATAAATGAAGATTAACTCTTTGCAGTACCAATGTAGTgtgttggggggcagggaggggtgggagacACACTAAACCTCAGGCCAAGGGGGTAATAAGCCTGGGCCACTGATTGCTTCCTTGCTGGGCTAGGGCAGGTCACCCAATCCTTTGTGCATCCCTGGGGAACCTCCTGCCTGAGGCCTTCAGGATTCCAGCAGTCATCTCTTTTACAGTGCAGCTTGCAATATACTCCTactctttctccctttattttggTCCTACTGGTTCTCTGACTGAATTAAGCTTCTTGGCCCACACTCGCAAATAACCATTTTAGACAATTGGATGATTATTCCCCACCAGAGCCAAGGAAAGCATGGATTCAGAcaggtttttatttcttcaggaCATTATTCAGACCGGACATTATTTCTTCCCCTGTCCTTCAGGACGTTATTCAGACAGGACACTGTTTCTTCCCCTGAGCTAGCTGGCCCttcctgtaaaatgaggggtAACCTTACTGACCTGGCAGAGATAATGTGTGGTAAGCCCTTGGTACAGAGGAGATGCTCAATCAATCTTTGCTCTGCAGGCTCTCCCACTTACTAGCTGACTGACTTTTATGAGCCCCCTTCGGCAAAAAGGGGAGAACTTAAAGTCAGCTTTGTCCccaaaaggatttgaggctgCAGTCAGGGTTACTGAGGCCTGTCCCACTGACTTCACACATTTCTTTTGAAGACAGGGAACTTGTGATGCATTGGCAGGCAGAGGTGGACAGCAGGGTGGCCAATAGAAAAGCATTCTGGATTTGCAGGGAACAGAAGTGGGGTCTTGTCTAAGATCTGTCCCTTGCCACCCCTGTAGCTCTAGACAGCCAAGTCACTTAGTAATCTGAACCTCAGATTCACACCTCATCTACCTCTGGAGTTGGTATTGACAAATATGGCCCCTCCGGAGCCAGAAACATGCCTTTTGACTTTCTGCAGTCCCAGTTTCTGTCACACTGCCTGAATCATAGAAGACTCTCActattttcttgtttgctgaatgaatttgGAGCTGCTGAGGGGTCATAGTTCCTACTTTTGATTGAAGCCTCCTTTGCCTGCAGGCTGATGTCTATGAGTCCCTGGGCCTTTGCGAGAAAGTCATTTGTTAGCCTACTCTGGCCCCAGACACTTTATCTTGCACACAACTGGAAGCAGGGTAAGACTGACTGGaggcaaagaaaggagaaggTACCCTGGCCACTCTTTTGTGTGTGATGGCTGCTCCCTCTGAGCCCCCACAAGGCTGGGTGAGGCACCCTTCCTTGGTGTTCCCTATTAGGGGCCTTAGTTCATGCAGTGTTTAGCTCTCGGGGTAAATGTGGTAGGCTTTGGGGGTGGCCAGAGCTTCTTATGCGTGTTCTTTGCCTGTAAGTAATATGAACGTGAGGGAGGACTCCCATATCTACAGATTTCCTGCAGGGTGAAGTAAAGGATTCAGAAGCCCCTGGTGGTAGAATGGATAGGAATGGCATTGAGCTCCTTGGTACAATGAGGTAAGAAAGTGTGAAAGCTCCTGGAGGTGGGAAGAAACCTGATACCACATGACTTAGCACACCATAGGCCACCATGCCAGGTGGCCCTCTGGACCTACTACACTGGCTGAAGCAGAGAGTCAAAGAGTTAATTCGGCCCCACCCCCATggagacatatacacacacacacacacacacacacacacacacacacttttaaaacaatttgtgcCTCCTAACAAACCGTAGTTCCTGAGAGAAGTGCCAGGTTACCTTTCAGAGATATGCCACAGGTCGAATCTCTCTGGCTCATCCAAGCAGCTCTGCTGTTTTGGAGCCTCTTTTTCCTTGTTCCAGGATTTATCATTATGTTAATAAAGTAATCATCTTTGTTCTCATTAAAATCGGCCATAACTCCCACCCTTTGAGACTCTAGCCCCTGCTCACCTCTttcccacatcatttctttttctccacttcctccttgaCAGAACTTTAATAGTTCAATGAAGAATCTGTTTTTTCTCTAACGTCCGTGCTGCCTTTAGTGCCTCCATATTTACTCCCTTCCCCATCTCCAGTATTATTTTCAGACCTCAAGTTGTCATCTCACCAAGAATTTTCTGACAGTCccatctttttaatttctgcagTATCCTCACAATGTCCTTTTTCCTGAAAccacccctctctcctctgccctcctgtcAAGCTGATTTAagtgtattttctctttccacaGCACCCTATGACATTCCCTTCCCTTTGCCAACGCGTGCTTCCCCGAGCTGAATTAAGTACCCAAAAAGCACCTAATACAAAACATTTTCATAGTATGCTCTGATGACCCTTTCAAATCCCCCCCAGCTTATTTAAGCATCTCTTGGATTTTCATAGCACCCTATGATGTCCTCTTTCCTGTCCCATCCCCCCAAGACAGGTCACATAagcttttctaaattttcatggCGCCCCATGCTCACTCCCTATTACAGCGTTTACCACACTGCCAGTGTACGTTTGTCTCTCCCACATAATCTAGAACATTCTTTAGAACTGAAGGCTGTGTGCTAAGGAGTATCCTCAGAATCTAGACTGGTGCCTCACACATAGCCGGTGGTCAATAAATGAACAAGGTGTCCTCGTcgttatgcttttattttttctatgttttgcaGTAACTATGCAAAATCATGGTAGTTGTCAGTCTTCTTTACATAAGGGCAGACACAAAGGTTTTCAGGAAGGTCAGATATAGAAGAATTCCCCCATCCTTCTCTCACATTTTGCTGGTCatttcaaactttcaaagaaCAGCCTATTTCAATGATATAAAATATGTACCTGATCACAGAATATGATGGAaagacttcattttaaaattttagccagaCTGTTACACTAAATCTcaataacacaaaaaaagagaaatgttttcttcaatcatatttttaaacatatcgTGACCTAAATCAACACtgtattaaaatgaataaaattctaCAATATCCAAAGCAAACCCTCTATTTCGCAGTTTAAACAATTAGCACTGATCACAAATACTAAATACagtgccctcccccttccccatcaTATTCAATTCAGGACCAAGGTAATCTACTCTTTGAGGTACCTTTGATGCTCTTTCCAACCCCTCTCAAGGGTCTGCCCCATATTTCCTTAAGAGGCGGAGTAACCCCTAGCACCTGAATTGAGGATAGCCTCAACTTCTGCATCATCATCCGAATCCCAATCGTAATTACATGGCCAGTCCTTGGAGCATCGGTTACGCACCCTTGCCACAAAATGCATGACTTTCAGCTTGCTAGATTCCACGTGTGCTCGAGGTCCCCAGAAGAATTCGTACTCCATGGGGCTGCTACGGGGCACAGGCTTATAAATCAGGTACCCTCTGCGCACAAACTCTTCTGTGACGACCTTCTTTGGATCTCCAAAGATGCTGTGCTGCCGGCCAGGCTGCATCCCCAACTTCCCCAGCACTTTCCAGACCAGGGCCTCCTTGGCGCTGTTGCCCATGATGAAGATGAGAGCTAATATGGACATCAGGAGGCTTTTCTTGGTGCCTTGAAAATTGCTCCGGGCTACCGAGGGCTTTTGCGCTTGAGCAGTGCTCGAGGCTTCCTCAGGGGTGGTGGAGGCCTCTTCCGGAGTGCTCGGGTCTTCCTCAGGGCCGCTCAGGTCGTCCTCAGGGGTGCTTGGGATAACAGAGATGGCCATTGGGGTCTCGGAGGCTTCTGAGGCCTGGATCTTACGACTGTTGCGGTTCTCTTCTGCGGCTCTTGCGTTACGGCGACGCCGACTCTTGCGTCCCCGAGGCATATCTCCTGCTAGGGGCGCCGAGCCCACAGCAGTTCTAGGGAAGAATGCCTGTAACCTCTGCAACAAACAACTATCTCTACCATAAGAAGAGGCCGCCGCTGAAGCCGCCAATGTCAATAGAGTCTTTGTAGCAACAGCGATAAAGCTCACTCGGACACAAGCGTACTCGCGTGAGCAACCTCCCCTGCATTCGCCCCAGCTGCAAATACGCGAGAACTCTGTGCAGAATAGGCTCCGCCTCTACTGCCACGCACTCCCCTAGCTCCAAAGAGGAAGTGGGTGGTTCCTCCACCCAGACGTCCACtgtcagaaaggaaaagaggcagGCCACAGCAGGGGTGGGACTAGGGCAGAAATGACGGCTAGGGATTGGCCAGGACAGGGGTGTGCAGAGGAGAAATGAATATCATAGGATCCCTGTATTTTTCAGTCTAGGGGAGACCGGGTCATGGGTCTTGGGAAACAGTTTGCCTCTATTCCATTCTGGCCTAAGGCctgctgggtgtgtgtgtgtgggcgagGGGAGTGTATTCCTGGAAGGAATCAGCTAGTCGCAGCTCTCCTTTCCTGTCTTGGCTTACACAACGCATTCACTCGCCCTGTTTTCAGGAGTTTATGTGTATGCTAATTAATTCGTGGGCCTACCTAGGATATCTAGATGGCTACGGCTGAAGTGCTGGGTGATGAGAGGAGATGGGACTGCAAAAGCGATCAGTGTGCAAGAGGAGCAGAGCCTTTACAATGTTTTATATTCACGGGATTATTAAGCAGGGCACTGACTGGATCAGACTCGCATTTATACAGCCTCACAGAGGAGCAGACTATTGTCTAGCAGGTCACTTAGGAAGCAATTAGAATAAGAAGCAAGAGAGAATGAAAGCCAGCCTTAAGGTGGTTGCCATGGGGATGGAGAGGCAGAAAGGCATTTTAAGGGTGATCATTGGCAGGCTTTAGAGACTGACTGAGGGGAagtggggaatggggagagggTGGTGGAGTGCAGGTTGGCTCCCAGGTTTCTAGGCTCCAGACTACCTGAATACctaatttattttgcttctttcttacaTGCGGTAATCCGAATGTAATTCGGAGCAGACTCAACTTTATCCACCCTGGATCTTTGCTCACTGTCTCCTCTGCCTGAATTGCCTTTCCTCTCATCTCCAACTAATTTCCATCTGCCTGCTCCCAGACCTTTTCCTCCACGAAGCTTGTCTTAATCTGCCCCAAAGGGTAGTGAGTCAATTTTTGCTCCCCTGAGGGAGGAGTCTCTAGAGCAAGCACTCTGTATCTTTCTCGTGTCATTCCAAAGATACTATTTTacacaagtcacttcacctctcttgAGTCTGCATTTCCTGATCTATAAAGCGGGGTTAATTAAAGTACCGGCCTCAtagggttgtgagaattaaatgagaaaataaatgaaaagcacttATCACAGAGGAAGCACAGTTTTTGCCTCTCAAGGTGTTTcaagcagtgtgtgagagtgGCATTTGATAAATGCATGTTGACAGAATAAATGATGGAAAAGATTTTGCACGTTTTCACctgacctttttaaaaataagtgaatactTTATACCTGTTTGGCTAGAAGAGATTAAATGCTTGCTTGACAGGGCCTCAGACTGTAATCCCACTGAGGAAAGGGGCCCTGTCTAGCCCCTTGATGTCTCCTAGCCCTTGGTAGAGTTTGTGAAATAGGATATGGCTATGCCTGGTGAATAAGTTCGGGGGTGGGGGGCAATGTGTCCCATTCGGAAAGCCGAATTGCCAGCTAAATTGCACCCAACACGGCCCGTCCTCTGTACATGTGTAGAAAGAGGATGCCTGATGTGGA is from Equus asinus isolate D_3611 breed Donkey chromosome X, EquAss-T2T_v2, whole genome shotgun sequence and encodes:
- the MAGEH1 gene encoding melanoma-associated antigen H1 → MPRGRKSRRRRNARAAEENRNSRKIQASEASETPMAISVIPSTPEDDLSGPEEDPSTPEEASTTPEEASSTAQAQKPSVARSNFQGTKKSLLMSILALIFIMGNSAKEALVWKVLGKLGMQPGRQHSIFGDPKKVVTEEFVRRGYLIYKPVPRSSPMEYEFFWGPRAHVESSKLKVMHFVARVRNRCSKDWPCNYDWDSDDDAEVEAILNSGARGYSAS